Proteins encoded together in one Carya illinoinensis cultivar Pawnee chromosome 3, C.illinoinensisPawnee_v1, whole genome shotgun sequence window:
- the LOC122303383 gene encoding probable polygalacturonase, producing MNSEKPLFGVFTGTFIRPPWTPLLLLFGLLAILTLQIFSTDTVFSVWWITGLPGADDGSSGPRDVLGDERSCVGFFKPVPRRKVVMSIADFGGVGDGRTSNTESFRRAVRYMQGFGDKGGSQLNVPKGRWLTGSFNLTSNFTLFLEEGAVILGSQDPEEWPIIAPLPSYGRGRERLGGRHVSLVHGDGLTNVVITGANGTIDGQGKMWWDLWWNKTLEHTRGHLIELLNSNNVLISNLTFLNSPFWTIHPVYCSNVVIKGMTILAPLNAPNTDGIDPDSSNNVCIEDCYIESGDDLVAVKSGWDQYGIAIAHPSANIIVRRVSGTTPTCSGVGIGSEMSGGISNVTVEYLHVWDSAAGVRIKSDKGRGGYIANVSFSNIILERVKIPIRFSRGSNDHPDEGWDPKAVPKVKGIFISNMVSLNSTKAPVLEGIEDASFEDICLTNVTLLGISRSTAWKCEFVSGFASEVFPVPCAQLQHKGSSSWCSYS from the exons ATGAACTCTGAGAAGCCGTTATTCGGCGTGTTCACGGGTACCTTTATCAGGCCCCCATGGACGCCGTTGCTTCTGTTGTTCGGTCTCCTCGCGATCCTGACCCTTCAAATATTCTCGACCGACACCGTTTTTTCGGTATGGTGGATAACCGGATTGCCTGGAGCCGACGACGGATCGTCCGGCCCCCGTGACGTTTTGGGTGACGAGAGGAGCTGCGTGGGGTTTTTCAAACCCGTGCCGAGGAGAAAGGTAGTGATGTCAATAGCGGATTTCGGGGGAGTTGGTGACGGGAGAACGTCCAACACCGAATCGTTTCGGAGGGCGGTACGGTACATGCAGGGTTTCGGAGACAAAGGTGGGTCCCAGCTGAACGTGCCGAAGGGGAGGTGGCTTACGGGGAGCTTCAACCTCACGAGCAATTTCACGCTGTTTCTCGAAGAGGGCGCTGTAATTCTTGGTTCCCAG GACCCAGAAGAATGGCCTATAATAGCGCCATTGCCTTCTTATGGAAGAGGGAGAGAGCGACTAGGAGGAAGACATGTAAGCCTCGTACATGGAGATGGTCTCACTAATGTTGTCATTACAG GAGCAAATGGAACAATTGACGGCCAAGGGAAGATGTGGTGGGATCTATGGTGGAATAAAACATTAGAGCACACAAGAGGCCACCTCATTGAGCTATTGAACTCTAACAACGTTCTCATTTCAAATCTCACCTTCCTCAATTCTCCATTTTGGACCATTCATCCCGTTTACTGCAG TAATGTTGTTATCAAAGGCATGACAATCTTGGCTCCTCTCAATGCACCAAATACCGATGGTATCGATCCAG ACTCGAGCAACAATGTGTGCATTGAAGACTGTTACATTGAGAGTGGGGATGATCTTGTTGCAGTGAAGAGTGGTTGGGACCAATATGGAATCGCCATTGCCCATCCAAGCGCAAACATCATTGTCAGGAGAGTTTCTGGCACCACACCAACCTGCTCTGGGGTTGGAATAGGTAGTGAGATGTCTGGTGGAATTTCAAATGTAACTGTTGAGTATTTGCATGTTTGGGATTCAGCTGCTGGAGTGCGTATAAAGTCAGACAAAGGTAGAGGGGGATATATAGCAAATGTCAGTTTTAGTAACATAATCCTGGAAAGAGTCAAGATACCCATAAGATTTAGCAGAGGCTCTAATGACCATCCTGATGAAGGATGGGATCCCAAAGCTGTTCCTAAAGTAAAGGGCATTTTCATAAGTAACATGGTTAGTTTAAATTCAACAAAAGCCCCCGTACTGGAGGGCATCGAGGATGCATCATTTGAAGATATATGCTTAACAAATGTTACACTTCTTGGTATCTCTCGGTCCACAGCATGGAAGTGTGAATTTGTTTCAGGGTTTGCCAGTGAGGTGTTCCCAGTGCCATGTGCCCAGTTGCAGCACAAGGGATCTTCATCCTGGTGTTCATACTCATAG
- the LOC122303384 gene encoding photosystem I reaction center subunit N, chloroplastic-like — translation MAAMNSTVLAWNYAISGAGSPELNAKLASMPSVASPVVAGLKLPVIRAQQVRVSEPKESSGSEGRRAALLGLTAALFTTAAAASNSSANAGVIEEYLEKSKANKELNDKKRLATSGANFARAYTVQFGTCKFPENFTGCQDLAKQKKVPFLSDDLELECEGKDKYKCGSNVFWKW, via the exons ATGGCAGCCATGAACTCTACTGTTTTGGCATGGAACTATGCCATCTCGGGCGCTGGATCGCCCGAGCTTAATGCAAAGCTTGCTTCCATGCCTTCTGTGGCATCCCCAGTTGTGGCTGGTCTCAAGTTGCCTGTGATCAGGGCCCAACAGGTTAGAGTTTCTGAACCAAAAGAATCGAGTGGGAGTGAAGGAAGAAGGGCTGCATTGCTTGGCCTAACAGCCGCCCTTTTTACAACTGCTGCCGCCGCCTCCAATTCCTCCGCCAATGCAGGTGTCATCGAAGAATACCTTGAAAAGAGTAAGGCGAACAAG GAACTGAATGACAAGAAGAGATTGGCCACGAGTGGGGCAAACTTTGCACGAGCTTATACAGTTCAATTTGGCACATGCAAGTTCCCCGAGAACTTCACCGGCTGCCAAGACCTTGCCAAGCAAAAG AAAGTGCCATTTCTTTCTGACGATTTGGAGCTGGAATGTGAAGGGAAGGACAAATACAAGTGTGGCTCCAATGTTTTCTGGAAATGGTGA